Genomic window (Bacteroidota bacterium):
ATCTGCTTTCCCCTACCCAGAATTCTCTTTCGCTAATTTGTTTAACTTCTACTTGTTTTTGTTCCATTTTTTCCTCCTTTATTTTTTATTGTGACAAGGATTCTTCTTTGGGGTCATCATGCACCTCCATTAACTTGAGTAATTCCTAATAGAAAAATAGTTACATCAAATCTCCTCATTGCTTTTTTAATTTCCCGAATCGTAATCTAAAGCAAGCATGACGCATACTTTTCCTGCATCATTTTTTAATCATATATTGAGCAAGTTGTTCAAGTTGTAATGTTTTAATTTTAGAATCAGATTGCATTGCTTTTTGATATTTTCGGATTTTTGCAATTTCCTTCAATTCGATCACAGTAATATCTTTGGGCAGTCTTTTCATGATATTGTGATAAGCCCCGATAAAAAGAATTCCGGTTTCGTTCTGGCCCAACGTTTCGGCTATCCTGCCGGCAATAAATTTATCCCTCCTGATTAAAAATATTGGTTTCAAAACTTTATACCTGAGCAGTAGAAAGAGTTTCTTAATATTGGTTCTTGATTTTAAGATAGATTGAAGTCCATCGTATTCATCTTTCACCATTTTGAAATCTTCAGTCTTGACAAGTATTGCTCCCCGATCGATAAGTTTTGAAACTATTTCAGAATTTTTGCTCCCCGATTTGATGCCTGCGTTAATAATTTTCATTGCCATTTCCCCGTCAACAAACATTCCATCCTGATATATTTTTATCCCCTTAATATATATATCAATGTTTTCAAAATAGGATTCAATTGCATCCCAATAGCCATTTACAGTATCGGTATGCTTTTGCCATTTACTTTCTCCGAGTCCGGAAACACTTTTGCTCTTAAGTTCTTTCCCCAGAGAGCCCATGTCGGCGCTTGAATGAATGATGGGAACATATATTAGGGTCCTCATTGTGAAAGGCATTTAGCTTTGATTATCAATTCTGCTGTTTTTTTATGCAAATGCGCAATCATGCGGCAATATTTGCAATCTTGTTTTTGATCATCGTACTGCGGACAATCAATAAGGCAAGCCACCTTATCCGATAATTCTTCGGCATATTTTGCCTTGATGCAAACAGATGCTCCATGATTGATTTTTTGTTTTATTACATTCATGGCAGTAAAACTATCCTGATGGATTTTACACTGAATCGCTGAAGTATCATTTTGATTGTACATGTGGTTTTTATTAGTTTGTGAATAGGTTCTTTACATTAAATCGCCCAATGGACCGAGATTGATGTTTAAATCCCTGTCGGTGAGGTTAAAGTGTTTTTTCAGTTCTTCCATTTTCATCTCCAGCTTCATGAGGGTTTCTCCCAATCGTTCGATTTCAGCTTCCGTTAATGATCCGCCGTCGACTCTTCGCATGGCCTGCTTTTCAACCAGTTTCCGGATGAGTTCCACCAGGGTGAGAACCAGTTTTGCCAGCCCTGAATCTGCATTGTCGGGGCTGAGCTTTAGCCTGGATTCTTCGTTGCTTGTCAGTTTTCCAATCTCCTCCGAAAGTTCCTCAAGCGAACCCGAAGTAAATAGTATCTTATCTTCACTCATGGCTCATTTTACTTTACCGTGAAATCCACAAAATTGTACGGCGGCCAGGGGCCGGTCAACACAAAGTTAAGCCCGCTATAGTGGTCTTGTAAATCTTCAACCGCCTGTATCAATTCACCTTTCTTATCCTTTTCAAGTAAAAAAACCGCATCGATTATGGTTGTTGCGGTTGCCATTTTTTTGAATTTATTGACCGCGTTCAATCGGGCAAGGTATTCCGTGATCTCTGCAATAACCGAATCAACATAGGTCAACAGCAATTCCTCAAGCCTGTGCTCTTTAAGTTTTTTATTCACGTAATCCACGTACACTGAATTTTTGATTTCCGGGGCAGGTTGGGCGGGTGTTTTGGTATCGGCCTCTGATTTTGCCCTCAGTTCTGCCTTTAATTTTTCGGAATCGCAGAAAACCTTTAGTCCGAATTCAACCTTGTTTTCAACTTTCAGAAGGTTGTGTTGAATTTTATTATAGTTTCTTTCGAGCATTTTTTTAATCGCGTCGGTTGATTCCATAAGGGAACCATATTGCATGGGAAGAAGCGTAAATTGTTGCGCCAGGTTTTCGATCACCCCGGCATACTCAATGGCATTTGTTTTATCTGCAATTAAATCAGCTCTTTTGATATCGCTGACTACTGCTGAAATTTCATCAAAGGAAACACCGTATAAGGCCGCCCCAGTAATACCCTTCATATCAACCAACAGCGTATTTAACTTTTCATGATTACTTTTTACGGATAATATGGCATAAATCATCTTATCCATGTCTATACAATTACTGAATTTCCGGACCTCAATTGCTCCATGGTTTCAACCGAGCTCAGCATTAATTTCACGCCCACATATACCAGGTCGATATCTGCTACAGAAATTACAATATCCCCGGTTAGTATTACTCCTTTGTTCAATACCCTGTCGAGTAATTCAAGGATGGTAATATCCTTAGATCTGTCAACTACATTTTCATACATTACTGTTTTTCTTTAATGGAGATAAAACTAAATGGCGGCCAGGGGCCGGTTGTTTCAATAATAAAGCCGGAATTCCCATCCTTTTTTCTCAGTGTGTCAACTGTACCATTAAAATCAGCCACTTTGTTTTTACTTACAAGAAAGGTGGCATTGAGGATCATGGTATCCACTCTTCCGGTAAATTCCTTCGGGAGCAGGTTATTGAGGCAAGTTGATTCGCTTAGATTTTTAAAATCATTATAATATTTCTGTCCGTAGATCTTACAAAGCCGGTCCATTTCATTTTCGATCAGGTCGGTTTTTTTTCTTTTCAGAAGAAAAGCTTTTCCGGGCGAACTTGCCATGATCTGCTTTTCCAGCGCAGCGGCTTCCTCGCTCAATTCATCAATTTGTTCGCTCAGCGCTTTACGGTCGCAATAAATTTTCACCGCCCATTCTTCCTTCCCTTCGATATTATGGAGATTCTCGGTCAATGAATCGGAATAATCCTCTATAAATTTTTTCAAACTATCTTCAGATTGATAGATGGTGCCAAATTTAAATGGGATCACCGCACTGTTTTCCATGATCTTGCTTATGACATTGATGTGATCTCTTACGC
Coding sequences:
- a CDS encoding gas vesicle protein K produces the protein MSEDKILFTSGSLEELSEEIGKLTSNEESRLKLSPDNADSGLAKLVLTLVELIRKLVEKQAMRRVDGGSLTEAEIERLGETLMKLEMKMEELKKHFNLTDRDLNINLGPLGDLM
- a CDS encoding GvpL/GvpF family gas vesicle protein; translated protein: MDKMIYAILSVKSNHEKLNTLLVDMKGITGAALYGVSFDEISAVVSDIKRADLIADKTNAIEYAGVIENLAQQFTLLPMQYGSLMESTDAIKKMLERNYNKIQHNLLKVENKVEFGLKVFCDSEKLKAELRAKSEADTKTPAQPAPEIKNSVYVDYVNKKLKEHRLEELLLTYVDSVIAEITEYLARLNAVNKFKKMATATTIIDAVFLLEKDKKGELIQAVEDLQDHYSGLNFVLTGPWPPYNFVDFTVK
- a CDS encoding gas vesicle protein: MYENVVDRSKDITILELLDRVLNKGVILTGDIVISVADIDLVYVGVKLMLSSVETMEQLRSGNSVIV
- a CDS encoding GvpL/GvpF family gas vesicle protein, yielding MKKDLIYVYCITGNLPQPGQAAGFGDLKYLKATGFYATIKYVSESDFSEENLKKNLSDISWVEPSVRDHINVISKIMENSAVIPFKFGTIYQSEDSLKKFIEDYSDSLTENLHNIEGKEEWAVKIYCDRKALSEQIDELSEEAAALEKQIMASSPGKAFLLKRKKTDLIENEMDRLCKIYGQKYYNDFKNLSESTCLNNLLPKEFTGRVDTMILNATFLVSKNKVADFNGTVDTLRKKDGNSGFIIETTGPWPPFSFISIKEKQ